In Primulina eburnea isolate SZY01 chromosome 3, ASM2296580v1, whole genome shotgun sequence, one DNA window encodes the following:
- the LOC140825645 gene encoding proteasome subunit alpha type-4-like, translating into MSRRYDSRTTIFSPEGRLYQVEYAMEAIGNAGSAIGILSTDGVVLVGEKKVVSKLLETSTSVEKMYKIDDHVACAVAGIMSDANILINTARLQAQRYAYAYQEPMPVEQLVQSLCDTKQGYTQFGGLRPFGVSFLFAGWDKNYGFQLYMSDPSGNFSGWKAAAIGANNQAAQSILKQDYKDDMTREEAVQLAIKVLSKTMDSTSLNSEKLELSEIFLSSGKVKFQVWSADKLNKLLVKSGLTQPAADA; encoded by the coding sequence ATGTCTCGAAGATATGATAGCCGTACAACTATCTTTTCCCCAGAAGGTCGGCTTTACCAGGTTGAGTATGCAATGGAAGCCATTGGAAATGCAGGGAGTGCCATTGGAATTTTGAGTACAGATGGAGTTGTCCTAGTTGGCGAAAAGAAAGTTGTTTCTAAACTGCTCGAGACCTCAACATCAGTTGAGAAGATGTACAAGATTGATGACCACGTAGCATGTGCTGTTGCTGGGATCATGTCTGATGCCAACATACTTATCAACACAGCCAGACTCCAGGCCCAGCGTTATGCATATGCTTACCAAGAACCGATGCCAGTGGAACAACTGGTTCAGTCTCTATGTGACACCAAGCAAGGCTACACACAGTTTGGTGGCCTCCGCCCCTTTGGTGTTTCGTTCCTGTTTGCAGGCTGGGACAAAAATTATGGATTTCAGCTTTACATGAGCGACCCTAGTGGGAATTTCAGTGGTTGGAAGGCTGCAGCAATTGGAGCTAACAACCAGGCTGCACAATCTATACTTAAGCAGGATTACAAAGACGACATGACTAGAGAAGAGGCGGTACAGCTTGCGATAAAGGTGCTCAGTAAGACAATGGATAGCACAAGTCTCAACTCAGAAAAGCTTGAATTGTCGGAGATATTTCTGTCTTCTGGGAAAGTGAAGTTTCAGGTGTGGTCTGCGGATAAACTCAACAAGTTGTTGGTGAAGTCTGGGTTGACACAACCTGCTGCTGATGCCTGA